A genome region from Triticum aestivum cultivar Chinese Spring chromosome 2B, IWGSC CS RefSeq v2.1, whole genome shotgun sequence includes the following:
- the LOC123039641 gene encoding uncharacterized protein, producing MSSAHSAAAHTHSLVRTPSQPPPPPPLPLSAPTPESGRKMALSEIPDELLVEILLGLPTPEDLIRASAACVSFRRLVADRAFLRRFRKLHPAPLLGFLDYKGFHPAEPPHPSAPAARADGPSPAPPTSTSPSSPPPTGSGTGPCGKSATAASSSTDPAAIQGTSFRVIWMLLLKTKPMAAVFSSSTGQWRAITSLIHSDSLPGFALSTWKLWFVSRHYAHGCFYWVSGTSEKLLVLDIRTMEFSMVDHPPCARYSGDDVAIVEAGQGITLMFVPKPDTSRLIYTVWRNNGGSSTHWQMQNEPFSLDSGSVIKGAVGRHLLLYYGGSSSVERGCYTRVCGSYPDPSEAYCNFPPSLLSSPRVSSGTRHADAQGAGDDLLVPELREAYPGGVQGPVLAAAAHAPNLLFVIEGTRHADAQGAGDDLLVPEL from the exons ATGTCGTCGGCTCACTCTGCAGCAGCGCACACACACAGCCTCGTGCGAACTCcctcacagccgccgccgccgccgccgctgccgctgtccGCACCGACGCCGGAGAGCGGCCGGAAGATGGCCTTGTCGGAGATCCCCGACGAGCTCCTGGTGGAAATCCTCCTCGGCCTTCCCACCCCAGAGGACCTCAtccgcgcctccgccgcctgcgTCTCcttccgccgcctcgtcgccgaccGCGCCTTCCTCCGGCGCTTCCGCAAGCTCCACCCCGcgcccctcctcggcttcctcgACTACAAAGGATTCCACCCCGCCGAACCGCCTCACCCCTCCGCGCCGGCGGCCAGGGCCGACGGGCCGTCGCCAGCGCCGCCGACTTCGACTTCACCTTCCTCCCCGCCACCTACTGGGAGTGGGACTGGACCGTGCGGGAAGTCCGCGACGGCCGCGTCCTCCTCGACAGACCCTGCCGCCATTCAGGGGACGTCATTCAGAGTGATCTGGATGCTGCTGCTCAAAACTAAGCCGATGGCCGCTGTTTTCTCTTCCTCCACAGGGCAATGGCGAGCCATTACATCCCTGATCCACAGCGACTCGTTACCTGGCTTTGCGTTATCAACATGGAAGCTTTGGTTCGTGTCGCGCCATTACGCACATGGTTGCTTCTACTGGGTTTCAGGTACCAGTGAAAAATTGCTCGTGCTTGACATCCGGACGATGGAGTTCTCCATGGTTGACCACCCACCCTGTGCCAGATATTCGGGCGATGATGTGGCCATCGTGGAGGCAGGCCAAGGCATAACTCTGATGTTTGTGCCTAAACCGGACACGTCTCGCCTAATTTATACCGTTTGGCGAAACAATGGTGGGAGTTCCACTCACTGGCAGATGCAGAATGAGCCATTCTCGCTGGATTCTGGGTCCGTGATCAAGGGTGCGGTGGGTAGGCACTTGCTCCTATATTATGGTGGAAGCTCGTCAGTTGAGCGAGGTTGTTACACGCGGGTGTGTGGTTCATATCCCGACCCGTCAGAAGCATATTGCAACTTCCCACCATCGTTATTATCGTCGCCGAGAGTGTCAAGTG GCACACGCCATGCTGATGCCCAGGGAGCGGGGGATGATTTGCTGGTGCCTGAACTACGAGAAGCTTACCCTGGAGGCGTGCAAGGACCTGTTCTCGCAGCAGCCGCCCATGCTCCGAACCTGCTGTTCGTCATCGAAG GCACACGCCATGCTGATGCCCAGGGAGCGGGGGATGATTTGCTGGTGCCTGAACTATGA